A stretch of Solea senegalensis isolate Sse05_10M linkage group LG10, IFAPA_SoseM_1, whole genome shotgun sequence DNA encodes these proteins:
- the skor1b gene encoding SKI family transcriptional corepressor 1 homolog-B isoform X1 — protein MDPLPAGRDSSSSPSSKQELSYPSTNLKPNQVGETVLYGIPIVSLVIDGQERLCLAQISNTLLKNYSYNEIHNRRVALGITCVQCTPVQLEILRRAGAMPISSRRCGMITKREAERLCKSFLGAHSPPKLPENFAFDVSHECAWGSRGSFIPARYNSSRAKCIKCSYCNMYFSPNKFIFHSHRTPESKYTQPDAANFNSWRRHLKLTDKGSQTDVLHAWEDVKAMFNGGSRKRTLPGSGSDSSSSLKSHGHNRPQGSPEIPAKILSCEDNRGGMSSARSYPVIPVPNKGFGMLQKIPPPLFPHPYGFPAFSLCQKKEDGLLEEQSKAGLPGVLWPGTKDSAYHSFPMFWPATGALPMPPYPQTPHKHAPQLLCPPRHVDMDLPEHSDRSTNSSKDSVVDNDRCSSTQSARNEDDKSGDEARPLEAVALAPRKISYVSAFRPVIKDADCIAKLYGNRGAYNGCRTGYLSPDFLSESSSYRSASPCVDSEGEPDVDVETNKTPDEEEDEEVENSRPQSSVCARTPPGLTHSVSPSDSECKSAQESSVFDSQKMGLHVAQSTDRELQSKHLSETHIAASFTEVYTPERSEVQQKRSPYQFRPANYLSGALTKNDESASKEEPSSTVEEIETKSFNEQSSDESQREPEDGEDAPARAVPSHVENLEKEELQKQLLEQVELRKRLEREFQHLKDNFQDQMKRELSYREEMVQQLHIVRDVDSSPLQRLLLLQVSSASSMNHVSPLGNAGRVRTRLLANCTPQETHWHS, from the exons ATGGACCCCTTACCTGCGGGCCGAGACTCCAGCTCTTCGCCAAGCTCCAAACAAGAACTTTCCTACCCGAGCACTAACCTGAAGCCCAATCAGGTGGGAGAGACGGTGCTGTACGGAATACCCATCGTGTCTTTGGTGATAGATGGCCAGGAGAGACTTTGCCTTGCGCAGATATCTAACACCCTGTTGAAGAATTACAGCTACAACGAGATCCACAATAGGCGTGTGGCGCTGGGTATCACCTGCGTCCAGTGCACCCCAGTCCAGCTGGAGATCCTGCGCAGAGCCGGGGCCATGCCAATCTCCTCCAGGCGCTGCGGGATGATCACTAAACGCGAGGCAGAGAGACTTTGTAAGTCATTTCTTGGGGCCCATTCGCCTCCCAAACTTCCAGAGAATTTTGCCTTCGATGTGTCCCACGAGTGCGCCTGGGGGAGTCGAGGCAGCTTCATCCCGGCCAGATACAACAGCTCCAGAGCCAAGTGCATCAAGTGCTCCTATTGCAACATGTATTTTTCACCAAATAAATTCATATTTCACTCGCATCGCACGCCGGAGTCCAAGTACACGCAGCCAGACGCAGCAAATTTCAATTCTTGGAGACGACATCTTAAATTAACAGATAAAGGCAGCCAGACAGATGTTCTACACGCGTGGGAAGACGTGAAGGCCATGTTCAATGGGGGAAGTCGTAAGAGGACGCTGCCAGGCAGTGGGTCAGACTCCAGCTCCTCGTTAAAATCACACGGACACAACCGTCCCCAAGGCTCACCCGAGATTCCTGCAAAAATCCTCAGCTGCGAGGACAATCGCGGCGGTATGAGCAGCGCGCGCAGCTACCCGGTCATCCCGGTGCCCAATAAAGGATTTGGAATGCTGCAAAAAATCCCACCGCCGCTGTTCCCACATCCGTACGGCTTCCCAGCTTTCAGCCTGTGCCAGAAGAAAGAAGACGGTTTGCTGGAGGAGCAAAGCAAGGCGGGCCTCCCGGGCGTGCTGTGGCCCGGTACCAAGGACAGCGCCTATCACTCCTTCCCCATGTTCTGGCCTGCGACGGGCGCGCTGCCCATGCCGCCGTACCCACAGActccacacaaacacgcaccacagctgctgtgtccaCCCAGACACGTTGACATGGACCTACCCGAGCACAGTGACCGCAGCACCAACTCGTCCAAAGACAGCGTAGTTGATAACGACCGGTGCTCCAGCACCCAGTCCGCGCGTAACGAAGACGACAAGTCCGGGGATGAGGCGAGGCCGCTGGAGGCGGTGGCGCTCGCGCCCCGAAAAATCAGCTACGTCTCCGCGTTCAGACCCGTCATTAAAGACGCAGACTGCATCGCTAAGCTGTACGGCAACAGGGGCGCGTACAACGGCTGTCGCACAGGCTACTTGTCGCCCGATTTTTTAAGTGAGAGCTCAAGCTACCGATCCGCGTCCCCCTGCGTGGACAGTGAGGGCGAACCGGACGTGGACgtggagacaaacaaaacacccgatgaggaggaggatgaggaggtggagaacTCCCGGCCTCAGTCCTCGGTGTGCGCTCGGACTCCCCCCGGCTTGACACACAGTGTTTCCCCCAGCGACTCCGAGTGTAAGAGCGCGCAGGAGAGCAGCGTGTTTGACTCCCAGAAAATGGGTCTACATGTGGCCCAGTCCACGGACAGAGAACTGCAGAGCAAGCACTTATCAGAGACCCACATAGCCGCGTCTTTCACTGAA GTTTACACACCGGAGAGGAGTGAAGTGCAACAAAAGAGAAGTCCGTATCAGTTCAGACCTGCCAATTACCTCAGTGGAGCGCTCACAAAAAACG ATGAGAGTGCGAGTAAAGAGGAGCCGTCTTCAACAGTGGAGGAGATCGAAACGAAATCGTTTAATGAACAAAGCAGCGACGAATCCCAACGTGAGCCAGAGGACG GCGAGGACGCGCCAGCCAGAGCTGTGCCATCACACGTAGAAAATCTAGAAAAAG aggaACTCCAGAAGCAACTATTAGAGCAGGTTGAGCTGAGGAAAAGGCTGGAACGTGAATTTCAACATTTGAAAG ATAATTTTCAGGATCAAATGAAGAGGGAGCTTTCCTACAGAGAGGAGATGGTTCAGCAGCTCCACATCGTCAGAG ATGTTGACTCCTCGCCACTGCAGCGGCTCCTGCTCCTTCAagtctcctctgcttcctccatGAACCACGTCTCTCCACTGGGGAACGCAGGACGCGTCCGGACGCGGCTCCTGGCAAACTGCACACCACAGGAAACCCACTGGCACTCCTGA
- the skor1b gene encoding SKI family transcriptional corepressor 1 homolog-B isoform X3 translates to MDPLPAGRDSSSSPSSKQELSYPSTNLKPNQVGETVLYGIPIVSLVIDGQERLCLAQISNTLLKNYSYNEIHNRRVALGITCVQCTPVQLEILRRAGAMPISSRRCGMITKREAERLCKSFLGAHSPPKLPENFAFDVSHECAWGSRGSFIPARYNSSRAKCIKCSYCNMYFSPNKFIFHSHRTPESKYTQPDAANFNSWRRHLKLTDKGSQTDVLHAWEDVKAMFNGGSRKRTLPGSGSDSSSSLKSHGHNRPQGSPEIPAKILSCEDNRGGMSSARSYPVIPVPNKGFGMLQKIPPPLFPHPYGFPAFSLCQKKEDGLLEEQSKAGLPGVLWPGTKDSAYHSFPMFWPATGALPMPPYPQTPHKHAPQLLCPPRHVDMDLPEHSDRSTNSSKDSVVDNDRCSSTQSARNEDDKSGDEARPLEAVALAPRKISYVSAFRPVIKDADCIAKLYGNRGAYNGCRTGYLSPDFLSESSSYRSASPCVDSEGEPDVDVETNKTPDEEEDEEVENSRPQSSVCARTPPGLTHSVSPSDSECKSAQESSVFDSQKMGLHVAQSTDRELQSKHLSETHIAASFTEVYTPERSEVQQKRSPYQFRPANYLSGALTKNDESASKEEPSSTVEEIETKSFNEQSSDESQREPEDEELQKQLLEQVELRKRLEREFQHLKDNFQDQMKRELSYREEMVQQLHIVRDVDSSPLQRLLLLQVSSASSMNHVSPLGNAGRVRTRLLANCTPQETHWHS, encoded by the exons ATGGACCCCTTACCTGCGGGCCGAGACTCCAGCTCTTCGCCAAGCTCCAAACAAGAACTTTCCTACCCGAGCACTAACCTGAAGCCCAATCAGGTGGGAGAGACGGTGCTGTACGGAATACCCATCGTGTCTTTGGTGATAGATGGCCAGGAGAGACTTTGCCTTGCGCAGATATCTAACACCCTGTTGAAGAATTACAGCTACAACGAGATCCACAATAGGCGTGTGGCGCTGGGTATCACCTGCGTCCAGTGCACCCCAGTCCAGCTGGAGATCCTGCGCAGAGCCGGGGCCATGCCAATCTCCTCCAGGCGCTGCGGGATGATCACTAAACGCGAGGCAGAGAGACTTTGTAAGTCATTTCTTGGGGCCCATTCGCCTCCCAAACTTCCAGAGAATTTTGCCTTCGATGTGTCCCACGAGTGCGCCTGGGGGAGTCGAGGCAGCTTCATCCCGGCCAGATACAACAGCTCCAGAGCCAAGTGCATCAAGTGCTCCTATTGCAACATGTATTTTTCACCAAATAAATTCATATTTCACTCGCATCGCACGCCGGAGTCCAAGTACACGCAGCCAGACGCAGCAAATTTCAATTCTTGGAGACGACATCTTAAATTAACAGATAAAGGCAGCCAGACAGATGTTCTACACGCGTGGGAAGACGTGAAGGCCATGTTCAATGGGGGAAGTCGTAAGAGGACGCTGCCAGGCAGTGGGTCAGACTCCAGCTCCTCGTTAAAATCACACGGACACAACCGTCCCCAAGGCTCACCCGAGATTCCTGCAAAAATCCTCAGCTGCGAGGACAATCGCGGCGGTATGAGCAGCGCGCGCAGCTACCCGGTCATCCCGGTGCCCAATAAAGGATTTGGAATGCTGCAAAAAATCCCACCGCCGCTGTTCCCACATCCGTACGGCTTCCCAGCTTTCAGCCTGTGCCAGAAGAAAGAAGACGGTTTGCTGGAGGAGCAAAGCAAGGCGGGCCTCCCGGGCGTGCTGTGGCCCGGTACCAAGGACAGCGCCTATCACTCCTTCCCCATGTTCTGGCCTGCGACGGGCGCGCTGCCCATGCCGCCGTACCCACAGActccacacaaacacgcaccacagctgctgtgtccaCCCAGACACGTTGACATGGACCTACCCGAGCACAGTGACCGCAGCACCAACTCGTCCAAAGACAGCGTAGTTGATAACGACCGGTGCTCCAGCACCCAGTCCGCGCGTAACGAAGACGACAAGTCCGGGGATGAGGCGAGGCCGCTGGAGGCGGTGGCGCTCGCGCCCCGAAAAATCAGCTACGTCTCCGCGTTCAGACCCGTCATTAAAGACGCAGACTGCATCGCTAAGCTGTACGGCAACAGGGGCGCGTACAACGGCTGTCGCACAGGCTACTTGTCGCCCGATTTTTTAAGTGAGAGCTCAAGCTACCGATCCGCGTCCCCCTGCGTGGACAGTGAGGGCGAACCGGACGTGGACgtggagacaaacaaaacacccgatgaggaggaggatgaggaggtggagaacTCCCGGCCTCAGTCCTCGGTGTGCGCTCGGACTCCCCCCGGCTTGACACACAGTGTTTCCCCCAGCGACTCCGAGTGTAAGAGCGCGCAGGAGAGCAGCGTGTTTGACTCCCAGAAAATGGGTCTACATGTGGCCCAGTCCACGGACAGAGAACTGCAGAGCAAGCACTTATCAGAGACCCACATAGCCGCGTCTTTCACTGAA GTTTACACACCGGAGAGGAGTGAAGTGCAACAAAAGAGAAGTCCGTATCAGTTCAGACCTGCCAATTACCTCAGTGGAGCGCTCACAAAAAACG ATGAGAGTGCGAGTAAAGAGGAGCCGTCTTCAACAGTGGAGGAGATCGAAACGAAATCGTTTAATGAACAAAGCAGCGACGAATCCCAACGTGAGCCAGAGGACG aggaACTCCAGAAGCAACTATTAGAGCAGGTTGAGCTGAGGAAAAGGCTGGAACGTGAATTTCAACATTTGAAAG ATAATTTTCAGGATCAAATGAAGAGGGAGCTTTCCTACAGAGAGGAGATGGTTCAGCAGCTCCACATCGTCAGAG ATGTTGACTCCTCGCCACTGCAGCGGCTCCTGCTCCTTCAagtctcctctgcttcctccatGAACCACGTCTCTCCACTGGGGAACGCAGGACGCGTCCGGACGCGGCTCCTGGCAAACTGCACACCACAGGAAACCCACTGGCACTCCTGA
- the skor1b gene encoding SKI family transcriptional corepressor 1 homolog-B isoform X2 — protein sequence MDPLPAGRDSSSSPSSKQELSYPSTNLKPNQVGETVLYGIPIVSLVIDGQERLCLAQISNTLLKNYSYNEIHNRRVALGITCVQCTPVQLEILRRAGAMPISSRRCGMITKREAERLCKSFLGAHSPPKLPENFAFDVSHECAWGSRGSFIPARYNSSRAKCIKCSYCNMYFSPNKFIFHSHRTPESKYTQPDAANFNSWRRHLKLTDKGSQTDVLHAWEDVKAMFNGGSRKRTLPGSGSDSSSSLKSHGHNRPQGSPEIPAKILSCEDNRGGMSSARSYPVIPVPNKGFGMLQKIPPPLFPHPYGFPAFSLCQKKEDGLLEEQSKAGLPGVLWPGTKDSAYHSFPMFWPATGALPMPPYPQTPHKHAPQLLCPPRHVDMDLPEHSDRSTNSSKDSVVDNDRCSSTQSARNEDDKSGDEARPLEAVALAPRKISYVSAFRPVIKDADCIAKLYGNRGAYNGCRTGYLSPDFLSESSSYRSASPCVDSEGEPDVDVETNKTPDEEEDEEVENSRPQSSVCARTPPGLTHSVSPSDSECKSAQESSVFDSQKMGLHVAQSTDRELQSKHLSETHIAASFTEVYTPERSEVQQKRSPYQFRPANYLSGALTKNDESASKEEPSSTVEEIETKSFNEQSSDESQREPEDGEDAPARAVPSHVENLEKEELQKQLLEQVELRKRLEREFQHLKDNFQDQMKRELSYREEMVQQLHIVREAHDALHHFSCKMLTPRHCSGSCSFKSPLLPP from the exons ATGGACCCCTTACCTGCGGGCCGAGACTCCAGCTCTTCGCCAAGCTCCAAACAAGAACTTTCCTACCCGAGCACTAACCTGAAGCCCAATCAGGTGGGAGAGACGGTGCTGTACGGAATACCCATCGTGTCTTTGGTGATAGATGGCCAGGAGAGACTTTGCCTTGCGCAGATATCTAACACCCTGTTGAAGAATTACAGCTACAACGAGATCCACAATAGGCGTGTGGCGCTGGGTATCACCTGCGTCCAGTGCACCCCAGTCCAGCTGGAGATCCTGCGCAGAGCCGGGGCCATGCCAATCTCCTCCAGGCGCTGCGGGATGATCACTAAACGCGAGGCAGAGAGACTTTGTAAGTCATTTCTTGGGGCCCATTCGCCTCCCAAACTTCCAGAGAATTTTGCCTTCGATGTGTCCCACGAGTGCGCCTGGGGGAGTCGAGGCAGCTTCATCCCGGCCAGATACAACAGCTCCAGAGCCAAGTGCATCAAGTGCTCCTATTGCAACATGTATTTTTCACCAAATAAATTCATATTTCACTCGCATCGCACGCCGGAGTCCAAGTACACGCAGCCAGACGCAGCAAATTTCAATTCTTGGAGACGACATCTTAAATTAACAGATAAAGGCAGCCAGACAGATGTTCTACACGCGTGGGAAGACGTGAAGGCCATGTTCAATGGGGGAAGTCGTAAGAGGACGCTGCCAGGCAGTGGGTCAGACTCCAGCTCCTCGTTAAAATCACACGGACACAACCGTCCCCAAGGCTCACCCGAGATTCCTGCAAAAATCCTCAGCTGCGAGGACAATCGCGGCGGTATGAGCAGCGCGCGCAGCTACCCGGTCATCCCGGTGCCCAATAAAGGATTTGGAATGCTGCAAAAAATCCCACCGCCGCTGTTCCCACATCCGTACGGCTTCCCAGCTTTCAGCCTGTGCCAGAAGAAAGAAGACGGTTTGCTGGAGGAGCAAAGCAAGGCGGGCCTCCCGGGCGTGCTGTGGCCCGGTACCAAGGACAGCGCCTATCACTCCTTCCCCATGTTCTGGCCTGCGACGGGCGCGCTGCCCATGCCGCCGTACCCACAGActccacacaaacacgcaccacagctgctgtgtccaCCCAGACACGTTGACATGGACCTACCCGAGCACAGTGACCGCAGCACCAACTCGTCCAAAGACAGCGTAGTTGATAACGACCGGTGCTCCAGCACCCAGTCCGCGCGTAACGAAGACGACAAGTCCGGGGATGAGGCGAGGCCGCTGGAGGCGGTGGCGCTCGCGCCCCGAAAAATCAGCTACGTCTCCGCGTTCAGACCCGTCATTAAAGACGCAGACTGCATCGCTAAGCTGTACGGCAACAGGGGCGCGTACAACGGCTGTCGCACAGGCTACTTGTCGCCCGATTTTTTAAGTGAGAGCTCAAGCTACCGATCCGCGTCCCCCTGCGTGGACAGTGAGGGCGAACCGGACGTGGACgtggagacaaacaaaacacccgatgaggaggaggatgaggaggtggagaacTCCCGGCCTCAGTCCTCGGTGTGCGCTCGGACTCCCCCCGGCTTGACACACAGTGTTTCCCCCAGCGACTCCGAGTGTAAGAGCGCGCAGGAGAGCAGCGTGTTTGACTCCCAGAAAATGGGTCTACATGTGGCCCAGTCCACGGACAGAGAACTGCAGAGCAAGCACTTATCAGAGACCCACATAGCCGCGTCTTTCACTGAA GTTTACACACCGGAGAGGAGTGAAGTGCAACAAAAGAGAAGTCCGTATCAGTTCAGACCTGCCAATTACCTCAGTGGAGCGCTCACAAAAAACG ATGAGAGTGCGAGTAAAGAGGAGCCGTCTTCAACAGTGGAGGAGATCGAAACGAAATCGTTTAATGAACAAAGCAGCGACGAATCCCAACGTGAGCCAGAGGACG GCGAGGACGCGCCAGCCAGAGCTGTGCCATCACACGTAGAAAATCTAGAAAAAG aggaACTCCAGAAGCAACTATTAGAGCAGGTTGAGCTGAGGAAAAGGCTGGAACGTGAATTTCAACATTTGAAAG ATAATTTTCAGGATCAAATGAAGAGGGAGCTTTCCTACAGAGAGGAGATGGTTCAGCAGCTCCACATCGTCAGAG AAGCTCACGACGCTTTGCACCATTTCTCCTGTAAGATGTTGACTCCTCGCCACTGCAGCGGCTCCTGCTCCTTCAagtctcctctgcttcctccatGA
- the skor1b gene encoding SKI family transcriptional corepressor 1 homolog-B isoform X5, whose amino-acid sequence MDPLPAGRDSSSSPSSKQELSYPSTNLKPNQVGETVLYGIPIVSLVIDGQERLCLAQISNTLLKNYSYNEIHNRRVALGITCVQCTPVQLEILRRAGAMPISSRRCGMITKREAERLCKSFLGAHSPPKLPENFAFDVSHECAWGSRGSFIPARYNSSRAKCIKCSYCNMYFSPNKFIFHSHRTPESKYTQPDAANFNSWRRHLKLTDKGSQTDVLHAWEDVKAMFNGGSRKRTLPGSGSDSSSSLKSHGHNRPQGSPEIPAKILSCEDNRGGMSSARSYPVIPVPNKGFGMLQKIPPPLFPHPYGFPAFSLCQKKEDGLLEEQSKAGLPGVLWPGTKDSAYHSFPMFWPATGALPMPPYPQTPHKHAPQLLCPPRHVDMDLPEHSDRSTNSSKDSVVDNDRCSSTQSARNEDDKSGDEARPLEAVALAPRKISYVSAFRPVIKDADCIAKLYGNRGAYNGCRTGYLSPDFLSESSSYRSASPCVDSEGEPDVDVETNKTPDEEEDEEVENSRPQSSVCARTPPGLTHSVSPSDSECKSAQESSVFDSQKMGLHVAQSTDRELQSKHLSETHIAASFTEVYTPERSEVQQKRSPYQFRPANYLSGALTKNDESASKEEPSSTVEEIETKSFNEQSSDESQREPEDEELQKQLLEQVELRKRLEREFQHLKDNFQDQMKRELSYREEMVQQLHIVREAHDALHHFSCKMLTPRHCSGSCSFKSPLLPP is encoded by the exons ATGGACCCCTTACCTGCGGGCCGAGACTCCAGCTCTTCGCCAAGCTCCAAACAAGAACTTTCCTACCCGAGCACTAACCTGAAGCCCAATCAGGTGGGAGAGACGGTGCTGTACGGAATACCCATCGTGTCTTTGGTGATAGATGGCCAGGAGAGACTTTGCCTTGCGCAGATATCTAACACCCTGTTGAAGAATTACAGCTACAACGAGATCCACAATAGGCGTGTGGCGCTGGGTATCACCTGCGTCCAGTGCACCCCAGTCCAGCTGGAGATCCTGCGCAGAGCCGGGGCCATGCCAATCTCCTCCAGGCGCTGCGGGATGATCACTAAACGCGAGGCAGAGAGACTTTGTAAGTCATTTCTTGGGGCCCATTCGCCTCCCAAACTTCCAGAGAATTTTGCCTTCGATGTGTCCCACGAGTGCGCCTGGGGGAGTCGAGGCAGCTTCATCCCGGCCAGATACAACAGCTCCAGAGCCAAGTGCATCAAGTGCTCCTATTGCAACATGTATTTTTCACCAAATAAATTCATATTTCACTCGCATCGCACGCCGGAGTCCAAGTACACGCAGCCAGACGCAGCAAATTTCAATTCTTGGAGACGACATCTTAAATTAACAGATAAAGGCAGCCAGACAGATGTTCTACACGCGTGGGAAGACGTGAAGGCCATGTTCAATGGGGGAAGTCGTAAGAGGACGCTGCCAGGCAGTGGGTCAGACTCCAGCTCCTCGTTAAAATCACACGGACACAACCGTCCCCAAGGCTCACCCGAGATTCCTGCAAAAATCCTCAGCTGCGAGGACAATCGCGGCGGTATGAGCAGCGCGCGCAGCTACCCGGTCATCCCGGTGCCCAATAAAGGATTTGGAATGCTGCAAAAAATCCCACCGCCGCTGTTCCCACATCCGTACGGCTTCCCAGCTTTCAGCCTGTGCCAGAAGAAAGAAGACGGTTTGCTGGAGGAGCAAAGCAAGGCGGGCCTCCCGGGCGTGCTGTGGCCCGGTACCAAGGACAGCGCCTATCACTCCTTCCCCATGTTCTGGCCTGCGACGGGCGCGCTGCCCATGCCGCCGTACCCACAGActccacacaaacacgcaccacagctgctgtgtccaCCCAGACACGTTGACATGGACCTACCCGAGCACAGTGACCGCAGCACCAACTCGTCCAAAGACAGCGTAGTTGATAACGACCGGTGCTCCAGCACCCAGTCCGCGCGTAACGAAGACGACAAGTCCGGGGATGAGGCGAGGCCGCTGGAGGCGGTGGCGCTCGCGCCCCGAAAAATCAGCTACGTCTCCGCGTTCAGACCCGTCATTAAAGACGCAGACTGCATCGCTAAGCTGTACGGCAACAGGGGCGCGTACAACGGCTGTCGCACAGGCTACTTGTCGCCCGATTTTTTAAGTGAGAGCTCAAGCTACCGATCCGCGTCCCCCTGCGTGGACAGTGAGGGCGAACCGGACGTGGACgtggagacaaacaaaacacccgatgaggaggaggatgaggaggtggagaacTCCCGGCCTCAGTCCTCGGTGTGCGCTCGGACTCCCCCCGGCTTGACACACAGTGTTTCCCCCAGCGACTCCGAGTGTAAGAGCGCGCAGGAGAGCAGCGTGTTTGACTCCCAGAAAATGGGTCTACATGTGGCCCAGTCCACGGACAGAGAACTGCAGAGCAAGCACTTATCAGAGACCCACATAGCCGCGTCTTTCACTGAA GTTTACACACCGGAGAGGAGTGAAGTGCAACAAAAGAGAAGTCCGTATCAGTTCAGACCTGCCAATTACCTCAGTGGAGCGCTCACAAAAAACG ATGAGAGTGCGAGTAAAGAGGAGCCGTCTTCAACAGTGGAGGAGATCGAAACGAAATCGTTTAATGAACAAAGCAGCGACGAATCCCAACGTGAGCCAGAGGACG aggaACTCCAGAAGCAACTATTAGAGCAGGTTGAGCTGAGGAAAAGGCTGGAACGTGAATTTCAACATTTGAAAG ATAATTTTCAGGATCAAATGAAGAGGGAGCTTTCCTACAGAGAGGAGATGGTTCAGCAGCTCCACATCGTCAGAG AAGCTCACGACGCTTTGCACCATTTCTCCTGTAAGATGTTGACTCCTCGCCACTGCAGCGGCTCCTGCTCCTTCAagtctcctctgcttcctccatGA